The sequence GCGGCGAGGCTGCCGGACTCATGCCGAAGAAGCGGTTGAAGAGATCGGAGAACGGGTCGCCGGACCCGAAGGGCGAAGTCGCCACAGGGATCACCCCGTCCGGCGGGCGGCACAGCGGCTGTGCGCAGCCTGCCGTAGTCGAATGCCGGTACACGGCCATTCTTCGCCGGGTCGTCCCGGCGTGCGAACGCAGCAGGTGAGTGACGGGCGTCCTGGGCAGAGCCGCAGATGCCACAGGCGATCGGGCACGAGGAGGCGTGGCAGGCGGTGACGCTCAGCGCCAAGGCGATCAAGACGATCGACAGCATCGGTGTCGAGGCGGCCGTGGCTCGCATCCGCGCCCGGAGGGGGATCTGGTCCATGTCCGACGCCCGGTTCGAGGCAGGCCTGGCCTGGGCGCGGGTCTGGGCGAAGGAGCACGGTTCGTCTCTCGCTGCTCCCGCGCGGGCGTCTGCCGGCGGCTACGCCATCGGCACATGGTTGTCAGAACTGAGGGCGGCGGCCCAGGTGCCCGCAGGCGAGCCGGGGGCGCTGGCGCCGGAGCGGCAGGCCGCGTTGGAGGAGATCGACCCGTGGTGGTGCCCCAGCTGGCCGATCGTCTGGCAGCGCGCCTACAGCGTGGCGCGGATTTGGTGGCTGGAGTCCGACGGCCGCGTCGACTGGGCGCAGCTGCCCGGGGAGACGGTGTTCGAGGGCGAGCAGCTAGGCCGGTGGGTCGTGGCGCAGCGGGCCGGCTGGCCCGGCCTGGAGGCGGATCAGCAGGACCTGCTGACCGCGATCGGCATCGAGGCCGACCCGGAGCTGATCGCCGCGAAGGCCGCGGCCGAGGCGAAGCCGAAGGTGTCCCGCGCGGACCGCTTCCAGCAGGGCCTGACCGCCCTCGCCGCGTTCGTCGAGCGGGAAGGCCACGCACGCGGGCCCCGCCCCCACCGCGAGCCCCTCGAGGTCGTGGTGGCCGGTCCTGCCGGGGAGGAGAGCGTTGAGGTCGTGCACGTCGGGCTCGGTGCCTTCATGAACAACACGAAGGCGAGGCGGGCAAAGCTGACGCCGGGGCAGCTGGCGCAGCTCGCCGAGCAGGGCGTGGAGTGGGCGTAGAACGGCATCGTGGTCCTATCCGAGTCCACCGTCGCGGCAGTGGCCGGCCAAGTGCGGTCGTAGGGTGCCGGGATGGGGCAAATGGGCAGGGTGAGGTTCCCCCCGACGCGGACGCACTGCCATCACCCCGGCCGGACCCCGCAGGCTCCGTGACCGACCCCAGCCCCACCGGGCCAGCACCCCGCCGCAGTCTGGGCACGACAACCCGCCCGCCGACAGCCGCTGTTCGACAACCGAGGCTGTCGTCTCTGCCGTGACCAAAGCGCCCTCCTTGGCGCTCACACGGCTCTCCCGGACGCCGGCAAACGAGCGGGAGGGCCGTGATCATGTTCAGGACATGGTCACGGTGCCGCCCGGCACCCCGAAGATCAACCTTCCTGCAGCGATCTCCTCGTCATCACCACCGTCAGTGGCA comes from Streptomyces sp. TLI_235 and encodes:
- a CDS encoding helicase associated protein translates to MPQAIGHEEAWQAVTLSAKAIKTIDSIGVEAAVARIRARRGIWSMSDARFEAGLAWARVWAKEHGSSLAAPARASAGGYAIGTWLSELRAAAQVPAGEPGALAPERQAALEEIDPWWCPSWPIVWQRAYSVARIWWLESDGRVDWAQLPGETVFEGEQLGRWVVAQRAGWPGLEADQQDLLTAIGIEADPELIAAKAAAEAKPKVSRADRFQQGLTALAAFVEREGHARGPRPHREPLEVVVAGPAGEESVEVVHVGLGAFMNNTKARRAKLTPGQLAQLAEQGVEWA